The genomic region AATATGCTAACAGAAACTATCTGTACGTCAAGTGTCAGACTGCGACCTTGAAATACTTCTGAATGGAATTTCTTCTCTTTTTCTGCCTGGCTTCATTATTTGCCCTGTAGATCTTCTCACATTTCCTCTAACATAGGTCTAGTTTTAGCTCAGGTACTTGTGCTGCTGTTTTCCCCAGCACTTTATAAACAGGAAGTTGATCACCGGGGAAATATTTAAGGTGGAACTACCCTATTATTAAAAGAAGCCATGGAAATATTTGTTTTGGTACCTGGGTACTGTGACATGAGAATGGTCCGTTTCTGTTGTCTCTGTATAATGGATTGAGATATAGGTATCAGGTGTTGTATTGTTTTCTGTTCATTTTCTCTCGCAGGTGATGTCAGAGGGTACACGGGACGCAACAACAGTAACAACTTTGACCTGAACCGTAACTTCCCTGACCAGTTTACTACCATCACTGAACCCAGGCAGCCAGAGACCATCGCTGTGATGAACTGGCTCAAGAGTAATCCCTTTGTGCTCTCAGCCAACCTACATGGAGGTAATCCCTAACCTCCCCCATTTTTCTATGTTTCTAAAAATTGTATGTTGGCCTGCCACCAACATATTGTCCCACTTTGGAGGACAGCTTTATAATTTtagtaatatactgtattctcaTTGAATATTTACTCTCTGCCCACCACAGGGTCATTGGTGGTCAACTACCCATATGATGATGACAAGCAGGGACGTACGGAGTACAGCAAGTGTCCTGATGACAAGGTCTTTAAACAAGTGGCCAGAGCCTACTCTCAGGTCAGTGGACTTCAACACACAATTTTGGTCCTTATATCAGTCCATTTAATGTAACTTTTTAATTAATACATTTATACAGTTGTAAACTATTTTAATTCTGTTAATAAAACCACTGGACAGAAGATACGTTTACTGTTTCAATTCTGCTGTTTTTATTGCATTGCAtttgccctgtgtgtgtgtgtccaggaaaACGCTCTCATGCACAAAGGACACCCTTGTGAGGACCTTTACCGATCAGAGTTCTTTGAGGACGGCATCACCAACGGCGCCAACTGGTACAATGTTCCCGGTACGTGCCTTCCCATGCCAATACACACACTGTGAGGAACCATTTGTATGTCTGCGCACCTGTGCGTGTGTATCTGACTTCTCTTTGTGTTCTCTCACCAGGTGGGATGCAGGACTGGAACTACCTGAACACTAACTGTTTTGAGGTGACCATAGAGTTGGGCTGTGTGAAGTACCCTAAGGCCCAGCACCTGCCTTTGTACTGGGACCAGAACCACAGAGCCTTACTGCAGTACATCCACCAGGTCAGCATACTTACATGCAGTccttcacacactctctctctcaattattattatttaaaaaattgtatgtgtattttctctctttccatctgtcTTACCTACTTATTTTGTCTCAAATACACCAACTTGTATTTGAGGTATTCATTGTGTGTCTGCCTCTGTAGGTCCACAGAGGCGTGAAAGGCATGGTGATAGACATTAAAGATGGTACAGGCATCCCTAATGCCACCATCACGGTGGAGGAGATCGATCATCAAATCACAACCCACCTAGCTGGAGACTACTGGAGACTTCTGGTCCCTGGAACGTACCACCTCACCGCCTCCGCGCAGGGGTGAGAGACAGGACCGTAGTAGTAACTGAGATAAATTTGAGGGTTTGTTTAAAATGTAGACCCAAGACCGGTCCAAAAAACCCTGTTTATCTGCAGGGTAACCACTACTAACTCATAGAAACAGAACAACTAGAATGAACGGCCTCTGTGGCCTAACCCTCCCTCCCCGTCTTCTCAGGTATAACTCAGTAAAGATCTATGCCACAGTGCCAGAGGAGGGGGTGGAGCTGGTAGACTTCCGGCTGACACGGATGCGACCTGATCCCAACGGCCAGGCCCCAATGGACCCCAGGGCCACCCAGGACCCTGCAGAAGAGGTGTTCCAGAGCTTCATTAAGGACCTGTCTCTGGGCCAGGGGCTGGAGCAGCTGGTTCAGAGTACCGTCACAGAGAGCAGCTTCAGATACAGACGCTACAAAGAGCTGTCAGAGTTCCTGAGGGGTTTGACGTTCAACTTCCCCAAGATCACCTCCCTGCATAGGTAGGCCTGAGttatgacccctgacctctaaaccCTAACCTGATAACTAACCTCTAAACCTCAACTTTCCCAAGAGGAACTCCCTGCACAAGTAGACCTGAGTTATGACCACTGACCTCCTAGTTAAACGCATCAAATGTCACCTCCCTGCATAGGTAAACgctgacctctaaccctcagTGTAACTGCACTTAGTCAAAATAATTTATCTTGtcatgtaaaaaaatgtatatgtATTGTCACATGTACTAGATAGGTGCTATGAAATGTATTGTTTTACAgagtcagccatagtagtacggcgcccatggagcaaattagggttaagtgccttgctcaagggtacagatgtttcaccttgttggcttgggtattcgaaccagcgacctttcggttactggcccaacgctctaaccactaggctaccagctcCCCTGTACTTCTAATGGCTAACCCCAAAACCTCTCCAAATGGTTTGAATTACGGTCTACGTCTCTTTGCAGAAGAGTCTGCTAGGTGACCATATTCCATATTATCTACAGTGGAACTGATAATAACATGCATTTTTCTGTGTAGTTTGGGCCAGAGTGTGGAGTACAGGACCATCTGGGCCTTGGAGATCTCCAACAAACCAGATGAGCCTGAAACGGCCGAGCCCAAGATCCGCTTGGTGGGAGGTATCCATGGCAACGCCCCCGTGGGCACAGAGCTGCTGCTGGAGTTCGCTGCATTCCTCTGCATCAACTACGgcaagaaccccaccatcaccaggGTGAGATGTTTTAACTGAGATGGTTTTACTACACCAATCATAGCTACGTTACGTAGTGAAATTATTCACACCCTTGCACAGTTGTGTTGCCTTGAAATGGCTAAATATTCATCATGTCGATTTCTTGATCTACCACACTTTCTAAAAAGTTTAGAGATGTTGTAAAATACAAAAGCTCTCATTAAATATCACTGATGTCCTGTTCTACCCATCATTCCTCTTTATCcttttccctcttctcctctccacagctGATAAACGAGACGCGGATCGTCATCCTTCCCTCCATCAACCCAGATGGACGAGAGCTGGCCAGAGAGAAACAGTGCACCTCTACTGTGGGCATGACCAACACACACGGGAAAGATCTGGACACTGACTTCTTCGGTCAGTACCTGCTGTTTGTGTATAGACagatgttttgtgtgtgtatactTGCATGCCCTTACATGTCTAAtggtgtcctgtctgtgtgtgctgcTGTTGTAGGTAATGCCTCCCAGCGCGTGGTGGAGGCTCAGCCAGAGACCAGGGCAGTGATGGACCTGATCTTAGAGAGGGGTTTCACACTCTCTGTAGCCCTGGATGGAGGCTCCCTGTTGGCCACTTACCCCTACGACAAGCCTGTACAGCCAGGTAGGAGCATAGGGCTCCAAATAGAATAGTTTAGTGGGAAAACTATTAAATAAATAGTTAACTAATAGTGTACTTTTTTTCAGTTGAAAATGAGGAAACTCTGAAGTACCTGGCCAATGTTTATGCCAGAAACCATCCCAAGATGCACCTGGGGGATACAGGATGTTCAAGCAATGACCAAAGTATGTACCAACAGCACCACAAATAGACCACTGTGACCTATAGACTGTATAGTGAATTAAAAGGAAGTGGTGACTTGAAAAAGAAGATAGCTACTATATAGCTATTATTTcagcctcctcttctcctcctctactcagTGGGTAACATCCCAGATGGAGTACTCAGGGCAGCAGAGAGACAAAGTCACATGGGCAGCATGAAGGTATGTTCCATCAACCCCTGCTTCTTAATGCTTATGCTATACCTGTCTCAGGAGGAGGGTTGTTCTGACACCCAGGGCCCTAAGAGGCATCTGCTGGTTGAGTCCTGGAACGACAGGACTATATTTATTGGTCACCAAAATGCCTCTTCTgatctgtgtgtatgtctgtgttccAGGACTTCAGTGTGGACTTTGGCCACTGTCCAGAGATCACGGTGTATACAGGCTGCTGTCTGTTCCCCCCGGCCGAGCAGCTGGCCACGCTGTGGGCTGAGAACAGGAAGGCACTGCTTAGCATGCTGGTGGAGGTCAGTAATACCCTTGACCTCTGACCTGGTGCCATGTGATACAAATGCATTAAATAAGTTCACAAATGCGTTGATAAGAGTTATTGAGTGTGTTTGATAATAATTAATTAAAGCATTTCGGCTCTCCGATTTGGTTACTTATCAAACGTATTTGTTAAACGCAgttggggcggtaggtagcctagtagagcattgggccagtaactgaaaggttgctggatcgaatccccatgctgacaaggtaaaaatctgtctgtcttcctgcgaTAGACTAGCGTCACAGATATTGAGATATTGAGACAGATATTTGAACCACTATGACTAATTAGTTCCCATTTGAAACGACGGGCTGTGGTCCGTCTTGGTTTACTTATAAAATCTTTGCTATAGTGTGTACttctgttctgttataatctccacccggcagagccagaagaggactggccacccctcagcctggttcctctctaggtttcttcctaggttttggcctttctagggagtttttcctagccaccgtgcttctacacctgcatttcttgctgtttggggttttaggctgggtttctgtacagcactttgagatatcaactgatgtaagaagggctatataaatacatttgatttgtactTGTACTGCACATCAAGCTGTCTTACGCTACAGTAACAGGATATAGGCTCCTGCCCTATCGGTCGTTCTGGCTCGGACATGGCTACTTACTTTCTGTTCTGTGTACTTTACATTCAATCTGTGTTTCGTCTGTCTCCCAGGTCCATAAAGGTGTGCGTGGCGTGGTAAAGGATAAGAGTGGGAAGCCCATCGTGGGGGCCATGATCGTGTTGAACGGGGGTGTGAAGGTGTTCACTGTAGAGGGAGGCTACTTCCATGCTGTTCTGGCACCAGGAAACCACAACATAGAGGCTGTGGCTGATGGCTACCAGCAACAACGGCaggaggtggttgtgtcgtcATATGAAGCCGCCAGCTCCATCATCATTGAGTTTGACATGGACAACCGCATTTTTGGCCTGCCCCGGGAGTTTGTTGTGGCTACTGCAGGTAAGCATGAGGAGAAATGGGTTTCGTGGAGATGTTACATTTTATGTAATGTTGCCAGATGAttgcagacaattacattaaaaaaaaaaccatttttgtcatttagcagacgctgttatTATAGGAGCAATTAGGGTGAAGTGCTTTTCTCAACGGCACATccacagatttttcacctagtcggcccGGGGACAATTGTAGGGAGTATAACAAGGTGAATAAGTTAAATGCTGTAGGCTTTTAGGACACGTTTGTTTTGtgccatggtctgagagtcctttaggtgccttttggcaaactccaagtgggctgtcatactCACTGTCATGAGTATTCAGGGCCTTTGGTAGGAGACTCAAACTTGACCTctgatgcatcctgtttccattgatcatccttgagatgtttctacaacgtgattggagtctacctggtagtaaattcaattgattggacatgatttggaaaggcacatacctgtatATATAAGTtcccgcagttgacagtgcatgtcagagcataaactaagccttgaggtcaaaggaattggccgtagagctccgagacaggattgtgtccaggTACAGATCTCAGGAAGGGTACCCCAACATTTCTACAGCATTAAATGTCCCAGCATTAAAtgcccccaagaacacagtgacctccatcattcttaaatggaagtcgttttgaaccaacaagactcttcctagagctggtcgcccggccaaactgagcaatcggggagaagggccttggtcagggaggtgaccaagaacctgatggtcactctgacagagttcctctggagatgggagaatctaccaaaaggacaaccatctctggagcactccaccaattaggcctttatggtagaatggccagacagaagccactcttcagtaaaaggcacatgaccgcaTGTTTGGAGTTTagcaaaggcacctaaagactcagaccatgagcaacaagattctctgttctgatgatgccaagattgaactctttggcctgaatgccaagcgtcatgtctggaggaaaccaggcaccatccctacggtgaagcatggtggtggcagcatcatgtggtggcgaaggttcaccttccaataggacaacaaccctaagcacacagccaagacaacgcaggagagtGGCTACAGGACacgtctttgaatgtccttgagtggcccggacttgaacctgatcaacatctctggagagacctgaaaatagttgtacagcgacgctccccatccaacctaacagagcttgagaggtgtgccaagcttgtagcatcatacccaagaagatcgaggctgtaatctctgccaaagatgattcaacaaagtaaagggtctgaatagttatgtaaatgtaatatttatttTTCTTCCCTAAtacatatttttgctttgtcattttgggggtattgtgtgtagattgatttttttatttttagatatattttttaacctttatttaactaggcaagtcagttaagaacaaattcttattttcaatgactgcctaggaacagtgggttaactgcctgttcaggggcagaacgacagatttgtaccttgtcagctcgggggtttgaacttgcaaccttccggttactagtccaacgctctaaccataggctaccctgcctccccccccaaaaacattttagaataaggctgtaacgtaacaatgtgggaaaagtcacggggtctgaatactttccgaataaaCTTCATGCTCGTCTCTCCTTCCCTACAGCGGCCTCCATGACGGCCCTGGTGGTGACAGCCTGTATCATCTGGTGCGTGTGTTCGGCTAAGTCCAACCAGCAGAAGGATGGTTTCCACCGGCTGCGGCAGCACCGTGACGATTACGAGGATGAGATACGCCTCACGTCCATGGGCTCCAAGAAATCCCTGCTCTCCAATGAGTTCCAGGATGAGAGCGAGAGTGATGAAGATGCACTCTACGCCAAAGCCGACAAACTCTGAGATCCCACATACATACACGGTCAACCTGGTTCGTATTCGTTAGGCACCAAACAGACGGAAGCAGGGAAGGGACAACAAGAAACGCTTGTTTTTGCTATCTGTTGTTcaaaaacattttgctacggtgtgccctaatgaatacgatCCTGTTAGTACTGGGCAATTCCACATTAACAGAGTGATGCACTACttatgcactacttttgacaatttccatagaacattttacaaaaacacatttacttgaagaacaaTGCTGATGCAAAGTTTAGTAACAGAATGATGGTTTGTGCAGTTGGtgccgtcattctgttaccaaaatttgcatctgcactgttcttcatgtaaatgtgtttttgtaaaatgttcagcGGAAATTGTAATAGTTAAGAGTGCATAGAGTTGTAaggtttttgtttgacatacattttaaacatGAGAAATCTTTAGTCTCAGCATCACTCTATTACTGTTGAATTGCTCTACTGCCCATCCCTGTGACTATTGAGTTGGCTGGTATTGTGCTCTGTGGCTCTGCTTTactggagggaaagggaggaagaggtgCAGCAGGGAGGGCTTGTTCTTGTCCTTTCTTATAAGATTCCCCAGGTCCTATTTGCTGTTTTCCTCCAGCCCACCAGAGAGAGGTGTTTCAGAGTCTACAActgtcctctatggctgtgtccAAGATGACTCGTCCAAATCAGCACCTGCTTGGCTCTGTTCATGGATGCACATTAAAAGCCTAGTGGAGCTgggaaacttttttttttttcatgcacgcaacacacacatgcacacttttGCAGCTAATCACTCATCAACCTGTCCATATGTATTTGATACTTGTACTTTGAACTAGTACCAAGGAATACACGAACTACAGTAATTTGAAATGAATCAAGAATGTCAGTTTCTCCTGGTTTTTGTCAATGTTGTCCCAGTCCAGTTAGCCAATCTTTCAGAGGGAGCATCAAACACAGTGTCTTGGATGCTGTAGAGTTAGACACCCCACTCTCTTGTAGGGCTATAGTACAGAAGCGTGGTGGTGTGGGTACTAGAAGCATAGTAAATATACTAGAATCTCGTCCAGATTATGGCCTAGTACAGATTATAATCTGTGATCCATCAGATACTCGGGTGGTATGGAAGACCTAATAGTCATCCAGGATTCTTGAGTATTTTAAATGATGCACTCTCAGAACAGAAGCCTTACAATGGGCCTGGGTTCACAGGCTGCATGCGTTTTCACTTCTATTGCCCTCTGCTTATTCATGTGCCCTCTTGGACATACAGCACAAGGCCCTCTATGCATTGTACTACAAGCACTGTATGTTAAATACAAATACATGATTTCCCATTTAATTGTTCAGGGAAAGCACTTTGAAATAGATGCAAATACTGTAGACTACAAATTGAtggttttctttaaaaaaaaaacgttttttaaagAATATGTATGCTTTTTTTCTTTCTACGCACAGACCAGCTTGTTTAAAATGTTTCATATCTTAATGACCTTTTTAAGATGGCAAATTACTTATCCATGCTTTAATAATCAGCAGCAACATAGATGTATATTTAGTTGTAATTTACTTTATTTCTCTTTTTGCTGTTAATTTTTTTCATGCATTCATTCATGATTTATTTGTACATCTGATATAATACAATTCTATCAAATCCTTATGGTAGATGGCAGCTCTACATTACTGAAAAGGTGCAACATGTCTGCTCTAGAATCATCCAGCAGTGGTGGGAGTGTTTAGAGAGGAGGGCATCTTCCTCTacaacagtggtcaccaaccctggtCATGAGGAGTATGAGGTGTGCAGACTTGTTCCAGGCCAACACTGACCCTCCCAATTCTACTCTCATCAATGTCTTATTGAGTAACTGGTTAGTTGAATccggtgtgttagtgctgggctggaacaaaaccctGTACACCATGTAGTTATTCAGGACCAGGGAGGAGGACCACTGGTCTACAGGAGTGACTGACTCCTAGCTTACATCTCTGTTGCACATATTCAATATTGTAGCGAAGCCAGCTAATcttaggggagggggagaaattaagttatttttgttttactttctgtgtgtgtgtgtgagagagatggagcgcGTGTGTTTTCTGAATGGATGTTGGTGTTTTGATATAAAttgttatttttgtttatttttatatGAAACTGAATTGATTGTAGATAATGAACTGTTGCCAAGTGTATATGAGTGAGAAAAATAAGTGCAATTCAAGTTAACCCTGACAATACAACACACATTTCATAACAAACCAACCTGTTACTTTGTATGTGgtgattatttttatttgaaccttttattttactaggcaagtcagttaagaataaatgaTTTACAATGGCGGCCAACCCCGGCCAAACaataacctggacgacgctgggccaattgtgcgctaccctatgggactctctcatggcctgttgtgatacagcctggaatcgaaccagggtctgtagtgaagtCCTGAGTTGCATtgccttaaaccgctgcgccactcgggagccccatatGACAGACCATGCTGACATGAACATTCTTCAAGACACattgatgaaataaatcattttctttCAATATGGTTTTATGTCCTAATTTGTTGTATTGGTTTGACTCTACACTAATCTCTTCTCAGAGATGTCATTCAGCAGCAACATTGCAGCAAAATGTTAATGCAGATTCTCCATTTTAGCATCTTCTATTGACCCACTACTGCCACTAGTGGAAAGCCAAATGAATGAATGTTTTGAATGAAGACAACTTGCATGGTGGCTGCTGTGAAAGGTTAAAAATGTCTTACTGCATATTTTGTTTAGTCAGTTTAATAGGCTGGATTTTTAGATGTCAATGCAGTTGTTTGTGTTGCAGACTACTAGCATTTACCATTTGATTTCTATGGGGAGGGGAAGAATGTAGAGCAAGAATAGGACCAGTTTCACAACATTCCTCATTGCTTCTGTCGACACAGCTTATGAAAAGAAGTCTATAACGGCAACATTCTCTTCTGCTGGCAGGTGTGGTCTGTAGCTGTCTTTCTCAAATCATTCCTCTTTCAATTACTGTTTGAGGCTATACATACACTGCTTTTTTGTTCCCAAGGTTCTGACCAGTTGG from Oncorhynchus keta strain PuntledgeMale-10-30-2019 chromosome 18, Oket_V2, whole genome shotgun sequence harbors:
- the LOC118397399 gene encoding carboxypeptidase D-like, whose protein sequence is MFTFSFHKSGCSRGKRVGNMATYLREHRHTAPKLCVSLFVFFLFVVVPITALSVGEARLVRSNTAAKEVEDHTKYYNYVQMTRLLKFMALKYSHIANLSSIGQSVQGRELWVMRITKDPNSDVPGKPKCKYVGNMHGDETISRQVLVYLVDYLLTRYGEDPRITELVTSTDIYIMPSMNPDGFERSIEGDCSGDAGGRSNARNVDLNRSFPDQFDKINVPQEDIPEVTAVIKWILEKKFVLSGNLHGGTVVASYPFDDSASHAMQGYYSRSVDDNLFKHLALTYAKNHPVMRTGEPKCPDTPDETFEDGIVNGAKWYDVPGGMQDYNYLNGNCLEITMELSCCKFPPASELKKEWDYNRESLIAYLEQVHIGVRGYVTEATNGTALPDVRIMVAGINHNLTTAQFGDYYRLLLPGTYNVSAIATGYMSMTVVGVQVVEGKATELNFTLAPLGNEPTGGITVPFTPTTTGPTTTSDPDSTSIETSSTTSEMGTSGANESSTPQEARPPAQPEHQPIQPQDFRHHHYNDMELFLRRYSNGFRSIAHLYSIGKSAEDRELYVMVISDNPTVHEPGEPEFKYIANMHGNEVVGRELLLNLIEYLCHNYGSDPEVTQLVNTTRIHIMPSMNPDGYEIAREGDVRGYTGRNNSNNFDLNRNFPDQFTTITEPRQPETIAVMNWLKSNPFVLSANLHGGSLVVNYPYDDDKQGRTEYSKCPDDKVFKQVARAYSQENALMHKGHPCEDLYRSEFFEDGITNGANWYNVPGGMQDWNYLNTNCFEVTIELGCVKYPKAQHLPLYWDQNHRALLQYIHQVHRGVKGMVIDIKDGTGIPNATITVEEIDHQITTHLAGDYWRLLVPGTYHLTASAQGYNSVKIYATVPEEGVELVDFRLTRMRPDPNGQAPMDPRATQDPAEEVFQSFIKDLSLGQGLEQLVQSTVTESSFRYRRYKELSEFLRGLTFNFPKITSLHSLGQSVEYRTIWALEISNKPDEPETAEPKIRLVGGIHGNAPVGTELLLEFAAFLCINYGKNPTITRLINETRIVILPSINPDGRELAREKQCTSTVGMTNTHGKDLDTDFFGNASQRVVEAQPETRAVMDLILERGFTLSVALDGGSLLATYPYDKPVQPVENEETLKYLANVYARNHPKMHLGDTGCSSNDQMGNIPDGVLRAAERQSHMGSMKDFSVDFGHCPEITVYTGCCLFPPAEQLATLWAENRKALLSMLVEVHKGVRGVVKDKSGKPIVGAMIVLNGGVKVFTVEGGYFHAVLAPGNHNIEAVADGYQQQRQEVVVSSYEAASSIIIEFDMDNRIFGLPREFVVATAAASMTALVVTACIIWCVCSAKSNQQKDGFHRLRQHRDDYEDEIRLTSMGSKKSLLSNEFQDESESDEDALYAKADKL